The proteins below come from a single Mercenaria mercenaria strain notata chromosome 3, MADL_Memer_1, whole genome shotgun sequence genomic window:
- the LOC128555567 gene encoding serum paraoxonase/arylesterase 2-like, with protein MMWSTIVTITLFGFGFNYFLNYRDWLDWEKDLVLSINPGSCKTIIKDGGSEDVTHIGNGIVLMSTGFEFFGPPGQIKAVDLNNGNKVMTLNMSNVPSRTDFLSAPHGITTWRDPDTDQLFLYVICHPKPEDRIEVFEVLKPLTLKYIRTITDPKFDFMNDMVAVGRDKFYITKFARFREYNRYNLEMFSGMKFGGIFYYDGHKAREVASGYYMPNGINISPDKKVVYVAEWGTKTLRGFRRDSSNNLAEIWSTYTGTGIDNIEVDPDTGDLWIGSHPITWKIIDPFFGSLPPGQVVRVKMQDNAVSEIEIIYQDDGTNCAGSTAATYAAGKMIVGTVREQTVVCDVKYLTPN; from the exons ATGATGTGGTCTACAATTGTGACTATTACTCTTTTTGGATttggttttaattattttcttaattacAG AGACTGGCTGGATTGGGAAAAAGACCTAGTGCTTAGTATAAATCCTGGATCCTGCAAAACTATCATAAAAG ACGGTGGATCAGAAGATGTTACTCATATTGGAAACGGTATTGTTTTGATGTCAACG GGTTTTGAATTTTTTGGACCGCCTGGACAAATCAAAGCCGTTGACTTGAATAATGGAAACAAGGTGATGACATTAAATATGTCAAATGTACCATCAAGGACAGACTTCTTGTCGGCGCCTCATGGAATCACCACTTGGCGGGATCCAGATACAG ACCAGCTGTTTCTGTATGTGATATGTCACCCAAAGCCAGAAGATCGAATAGAAGTATTTGAAGTCCTCAAGCCTCTCACCTTGAAATACATACGGACAATAACAGACCCGAAGTTTGATTT TATGAATGATATGGTTGCCGTTGGAAGAGACAAGTTCTACATCACAAAATTCGCCCGTTTTCGTGAGTACAATCGGTACAACTTAGAGATGTTCAGTGGCATGAAGTTTGGCGGGATATTTTATTATGATGGTCACAAGGCTCGAGAGGTTGCTTCAGGTTACTATATGCCCAATGGAATCAACATCTCACCAGACAAAAA ggTTGTGTATGTCGCAGAATGGGGAACAAAGACATTAAGAGGTTTCCGGAGAGACTCGTCAAACAACCTTGCCGAAATCTGG AGCACATACACAGGAACTGGTATTGACAACATTGAGGTTGACCCTGATACTGGAGATCTCTGGATTGGCAGCCATCCcataacatggaaaatcattGACCCATTCTTCGGCAGTCTTCCTCCAGGACAG GTGGTTCGAGTAAAGATGCAAGATAATGCAGTGTCGGAAATCGAAATCATTTACCAAGACGACGGAACAAATTGTGCCGGATCAACTGCAGCTACCTATGCCGCCGGGAAAATGATTGTTGGAACAGTTAGAGAACAAACCGTTGTTTGCGATGTTAAATATTTAACACCAAACTAA